A window of the Cystobacter fuscus genome harbors these coding sequences:
- a CDS encoding lipin/Ned1/Smp2 family protein, whose protein sequence is MTRTVTQPLALMLWILSAIPSSASAQLTCPDYASVANPPALQGPARKSFRHSGNQILSWTNPPYHMVHDQLVPVGTPATVVGKFDYGGVFHKDLEDEDVHVYLMGTLTPGWEYVGKYRTDTDGKVYVPLTRPVGEYRVKMIVEGDLSSATGFVSVVEPGRKSVLFDIDGTLTLNDFEAVGDYLGVSTAQAYAHAVEVVNSYAALGYQIIYLTARPYWVAKDTREWIDYQGLLEGHVHTNPYGDGPIPPDTQQYKTDYLTYLLEDVGLDIVRVYGNATTDIGAYAAVGLPKSETFIIGEHAGSEGTMPIRNDYLQHLNTVVASTPGAGCTPR, encoded by the coding sequence ATGACACGAACCGTGACCCAGCCGTTGGCGTTGATGCTCTGGATTCTGAGTGCCATTCCCTCTTCCGCGTCCGCGCAGCTCACCTGCCCGGACTATGCCTCGGTCGCCAATCCCCCGGCGCTCCAGGGCCCGGCGCGCAAAAGCTTCCGGCACTCGGGCAATCAGATCCTGTCCTGGACGAATCCGCCCTACCACATGGTGCATGACCAGCTCGTCCCCGTGGGAACCCCGGCCACGGTCGTGGGCAAGTTCGACTACGGCGGCGTCTTCCACAAGGACCTCGAGGACGAGGACGTCCATGTCTACCTCATGGGAACCCTCACGCCGGGTTGGGAGTACGTCGGCAAGTACCGCACGGACACGGATGGCAAGGTCTACGTGCCCCTCACCCGCCCGGTGGGCGAGTACCGGGTGAAGATGATCGTCGAGGGCGATCTCAGCTCGGCCACCGGCTTCGTCTCCGTGGTGGAACCGGGCCGGAAGAGCGTCCTGTTCGACATCGATGGAACCTTGACGCTCAATGACTTCGAAGCGGTGGGCGACTACCTGGGTGTCAGCACGGCCCAGGCCTACGCGCACGCGGTCGAGGTGGTGAACAGCTACGCGGCCCTGGGCTACCAGATCATCTACCTGACGGCCCGGCCCTACTGGGTGGCCAAGGACACGCGCGAGTGGATTGACTACCAGGGCCTGCTGGAGGGGCACGTGCACACCAATCCCTATGGGGACGGTCCCATCCCGCCGGACACCCAGCAATACAAGACCGATTACCTCACCTACCTGCTCGAGGATGTCGGGCTCGACATCGTCCGCGTGTACGGCAACGCGACCACGGACATCGGCGCCTACGCGGCCGTGGGCCTGCCCAAGTCCGAGACCTTTATCATCGGCGAGCACGCGGGAAGTGAGGGCACCATGCCCATCCGCAACGACTATCTCCAGCACCTGAACACGGTCGTGGCCTCCACGCCCGGCGCCGGGTGCACTCCCCGCTAA
- a CDS encoding glycoside hydrolase family 3 protein, with protein sequence MSQVELGSRGVGFIVKEGLRFKDLNKNGQVEVYEDWRRTPEERARDLLGRMTPREKAGVMMHGTAPTHMTEGVSRYDRALATRMISEKGVNSLITRLEGNGRFLAGENNALQEIAEATRLGIPATISTDPRNHFQFTLGASVAAGGFSQWPEVLGFAAIGDEALMRRFGDIARREYRAVGIQEALSPQADLATEPRWARIHGTFGEDADLARTLVRAYIEGFQDGGHGIGKGSVVAVVKHWAGYGAAKDGFDSHNAYGQYAVFPGKNFEYHLKPFEGAFAARTGGVMPTYSILQGVTLNGQPLEQVGGGFNKQLLMELLRGRYGFDGVILSDWAITNDCDEACRHGAPPGQTPSFVGFGTPWGVEHLSKVERFAKSVNAGMDQFGGVDDSDALVEAVNAGLVTEARLDESVYRILLQKFQQGLFENPYVDVERAGEVVGHSAFQAEATEAQRRSLVLLENKDKLLPLGAHIRKVYLHGIDGAVAAGYGLTVVNTPEEADVAIIRTVTPFETLHPQYVFGLRQHEGNLAFEDGNADYEVIKRVSARVPTIVTVYLDRPAILTNVKDKVGALLGNFGVSDSALFDVLTGKASPQGKLPFELPSSMAEVEAKRSDMPQDTAHPLYPLFFGLSY encoded by the coding sequence ATGTCTCAGGTGGAACTCGGGAGCAGGGGAGTTGGCTTCATCGTCAAGGAGGGCCTTCGGTTCAAGGACTTGAACAAGAATGGCCAGGTCGAGGTCTACGAGGACTGGCGGCGGACTCCTGAAGAACGGGCGAGAGATCTCCTCGGCCGGATGACGCCGCGGGAAAAAGCGGGCGTCATGATGCATGGAACGGCTCCCACCCACATGACGGAAGGCGTCAGCCGTTATGACCGGGCACTCGCCACCCGGATGATCTCGGAGAAGGGGGTCAACAGCCTCATCACGAGGCTGGAAGGCAATGGCCGGTTCCTCGCGGGGGAGAACAATGCGTTGCAGGAGATCGCGGAGGCGACGCGCCTGGGCATTCCGGCCACCATCAGCACGGACCCCCGCAACCACTTTCAATTCACGCTGGGCGCCAGTGTCGCCGCGGGGGGCTTCTCCCAGTGGCCAGAGGTGCTCGGGTTCGCGGCCATCGGGGACGAGGCCCTGATGCGGCGCTTCGGAGACATCGCCCGGCGGGAGTACCGCGCGGTGGGTATCCAGGAGGCGCTCTCTCCGCAGGCCGATCTCGCCACCGAGCCGCGCTGGGCGCGCATCCATGGAACCTTCGGCGAGGATGCCGACCTCGCCAGGACGCTCGTGCGAGCCTACATCGAGGGCTTCCAGGACGGTGGCCACGGCATTGGCAAGGGCAGCGTGGTGGCCGTCGTGAAGCATTGGGCCGGCTACGGCGCCGCGAAGGATGGTTTCGACAGCCACAATGCCTACGGTCAATACGCGGTGTTCCCGGGCAAGAACTTCGAGTACCACCTCAAGCCCTTCGAGGGCGCGTTCGCCGCGAGGACCGGCGGGGTGATGCCGACCTACTCCATCCTCCAAGGCGTCACCTTGAATGGCCAGCCCCTGGAGCAGGTGGGCGGGGGCTTCAACAAGCAGCTCCTGATGGAACTGCTGCGAGGCCGGTATGGTTTCGATGGCGTCATCCTCTCGGATTGGGCCATCACCAACGATTGTGACGAGGCGTGCCGCCATGGCGCGCCTCCCGGGCAGACTCCCTCCTTCGTGGGGTTTGGAACGCCCTGGGGCGTGGAGCACCTGTCCAAGGTGGAGCGTTTCGCCAAGAGCGTGAACGCGGGCATGGATCAGTTCGGTGGCGTCGATGACTCCGACGCGCTCGTGGAAGCCGTCAACGCCGGCTTGGTGACCGAGGCACGCCTGGATGAGTCGGTGTACCGGATCCTGCTGCAGAAGTTCCAGCAAGGCCTGTTCGAGAACCCCTACGTCGATGTGGAGCGGGCGGGCGAGGTGGTGGGCCACTCCGCCTTCCAGGCCGAGGCGACGGAGGCCCAGCGGCGTTCACTCGTCCTGCTGGAGAACAAGGACAAGCTGCTCCCGCTGGGGGCCCACATCCGCAAGGTCTACCTCCATGGCATCGATGGTGCCGTCGCCGCCGGGTATGGACTGACGGTCGTCAACACCCCCGAGGAGGCGGATGTCGCGATCATTCGGACGGTGACTCCGTTCGAGACGCTCCATCCCCAGTACGTGTTCGGACTCCGGCAACACGAAGGCAACCTCGCCTTCGAGGACGGCAACGCCGACTATGAAGTCATCAAGCGCGTGAGCGCCAGGGTGCCCACCATCGTCACGGTCTACCTGGACCGCCCGGCGATCCTGACGAACGTGAAGGACAAGGTCGGCGCGCTCCTCGGCAACTTCGGTGTGAGCGATTCCGCTCTGTTCGATGTCCTGACGGGCAAGGCCTCGCCCCAAGGCAAGCTGCCCTTCGAACTGCCCTCGTCGATGGCGGAAGTGGAGGCGAAGCGCTCGGACATGCCGCAGGACACGGCCCATCCGCTGTACCCCCTCTTCTTCGGGTTGAGTTACTGA
- a CDS encoding hemerythrin domain-containing protein, whose protein sequence is MSDTIIDLQKRDHMLLDELLQRHERATPIGRRDTFREIVNLVTTHAFAEETVLFPFSRWVLTSAEAITSELASRHQRINELLKEMDGFSPGEAGFETRARELFPLLRADVRDEEERLLAALAQHLDREELTRLGTTWATAKRGAPNRAHSGISRRPPGNLLADIPLFFVDRMRELLARWRHAPQ, encoded by the coding sequence ATGAGCGACACGATCATCGACCTGCAGAAGCGTGACCACATGCTTCTCGACGAGTTGCTGCAACGCCACGAGCGCGCCACTCCGATCGGGCGCCGTGACACGTTCAGGGAGATCGTGAACCTGGTCACGACCCACGCCTTCGCGGAAGAGACGGTGCTCTTCCCGTTCTCGCGCTGGGTGCTCACCTCGGCGGAAGCCATCACGTCGGAGCTCGCATCACGGCACCAGCGCATCAACGAACTCCTGAAGGAGATGGATGGGTTCTCACCGGGTGAGGCCGGTTTCGAGACACGCGCCAGGGAGCTCTTCCCCTTGCTGCGCGCGGACGTTCGCGACGAGGAGGAGCGACTGCTGGCCGCGCTGGCGCAGCACCTGGACCGAGAGGAGTTGACGCGGCTGGGCACCACCTGGGCCACCGCGAAGAGGGGAGCACCCAACCGAGCCCATTCAGGAATTTCGCGCCGGCCGCCGGGCAACCTGCTCGCGGACATCCCCCTCTTCTTCGTGGACAGGATGCGGGAACTGCTCGCCCGGTGGCGCCACGCCCCCCAGTAG
- a CDS encoding serine/threonine-protein kinase: protein MDSTAVVDPRIGTVLQERYRILQRISAGGMGVVYRGERIELGRAVAIKFLHSWMATEPSFQRRFQIEAQAMSRLSHPCCVSVIDFGVQDGAPFMVMDFVTGQPLRTLLRESGPLPVKRALGIVRQVLAGLAHAHAQNIVHRDIKPDNLILAEATGLGDQLRILDFGLAKLRDTVSGLTTGLAVGTPSYMAPEQIRAGEIDARTDLYAVGVLLFELLTGAKPFDSERMTEVMRQHQEDAPPTLGSIQPEAGFSQELEAVVHKAMAKKPGDRFQSASDFAAALDALPDVGAPSEAPRVKAHTPSPSSGHEATVPSRPQPKAAPDPRAPLPSRNKRPMLAVGAAGALLVGLGAALLWQTKQGPGTTEPSTAKGAPPTSGDRSASSAQEESVPPEDLPNIEQIERWVKEGERRRDQTLRALASLRAQYPQSAYAPYLEGHVNFDNLRWADGLASYGAAMRNNAAYRTDAKLIRNVIRCLVSDGFHTRCADFLVREVGAPAEPFLEEAARSDSYANVRARASNLLRKMNTRR from the coding sequence ATGGACTCAACCGCTGTCGTCGACCCCCGTATTGGCACCGTCTTGCAGGAGCGCTACCGGATCCTCCAGCGGATCTCCGCGGGAGGCATGGGAGTGGTGTACCGCGGCGAGCGCATCGAGCTCGGCCGGGCCGTGGCCATCAAGTTCCTCCACTCCTGGATGGCGACGGAGCCGAGCTTCCAGCGGCGCTTCCAGATCGAAGCGCAGGCCATGAGCCGGCTGTCGCACCCGTGCTGCGTCTCGGTCATCGACTTCGGCGTGCAGGACGGCGCCCCCTTCATGGTGATGGACTTCGTCACGGGACAGCCCCTGCGCACGCTGCTGCGCGAGAGCGGACCCCTGCCGGTGAAGCGGGCGCTGGGCATCGTGCGGCAGGTGCTCGCGGGGCTGGCCCACGCCCATGCCCAGAACATCGTCCACCGGGACATCAAGCCGGACAACCTCATCCTGGCCGAGGCCACGGGGCTGGGCGATCAGCTCCGCATCCTCGACTTCGGGCTGGCGAAGCTGCGCGACACGGTCTCGGGCCTGACCACGGGTCTGGCCGTGGGCACGCCCAGCTACATGGCGCCGGAGCAGATCCGCGCCGGGGAGATCGATGCCCGGACGGACCTGTACGCCGTCGGCGTGCTCCTCTTCGAGCTGCTCACCGGTGCCAAGCCCTTCGACAGCGAGCGGATGACGGAGGTGATGCGCCAGCACCAGGAGGACGCGCCACCGACCCTGGGCAGCATCCAGCCCGAGGCGGGGTTCTCCCAGGAGCTGGAGGCGGTGGTCCACAAGGCGATGGCGAAAAAGCCCGGAGACCGCTTCCAGTCGGCCTCGGACTTCGCCGCCGCGCTGGACGCGCTTCCGGACGTGGGTGCTCCCTCCGAAGCCCCCCGGGTGAAGGCCCACACGCCCTCCCCGTCCTCGGGCCACGAGGCCACCGTGCCCAGCCGGCCCCAACCGAAGGCGGCGCCCGACCCACGAGCACCGCTGCCCTCCCGGAACAAGCGGCCGATGCTGGCCGTGGGGGCCGCGGGCGCGCTCCTGGTCGGCCTCGGCGCGGCGCTCCTCTGGCAGACGAAGCAGGGGCCCGGCACGACCGAGCCTTCCACCGCGAAGGGCGCGCCACCCACCTCCGGCGACAGGTCCGCCTCCTCCGCCCAGGAGGAGAGCGTCCCGCCCGAGGACCTGCCCAACATCGAGCAGATCGAACGCTGGGTGAAGGAGGGAGAGCGACGGAGGGATCAGACGCTCCGTGCGCTCGCCAGCCTGCGCGCGCAGTACCCCCAGAGCGCCTACGCCCCCTATCTGGAGGGACACGTCAACTTCGACAATCTGCGCTGGGCGGATGGCCTCGCCTCCTATGGGGCGGCCATGAGGAACAACGCGGCCTACCGCACGGACGCGAAGCTCATCCGCAACGTCATCCGCTGCCTGGTGAGCGACGGCTTCCACACGAGGTGCGCGGACTTCCTCGTCCGTGAGGTGGGGGCTCCCGCGGAGCCCTTCCTCGAGGAGGCGGCGCGCTCGGACTCCTACGCCAACGTCCGCGCCCGCGCGTCCAACCTGCTGCGGAAGATGAACACCCGGCGCTGA
- a CDS encoding response regulator, whose translation MVAPWGAISWFRMSDMIDSQKLFDSAPAPLMVLDRELKYVAANQAYLRATSLRRDEIIGRNLFEVLPQGSDPADPDGAGKLRESLERVLASRMPDLLAMAVQPIARPGEGGPVLEKRVWTYSHKPLLDSTGNVAFILQHAVDVTDLRTSNGASGAKGQRLEGVSGEQLASLLGQAWTVQENNKELDYERRYLRQLIDLLPGVVGVLRGPDYVFDMMNANYLPYVGFRDVIGLPLLKARPELTGNDSIFDMLRRVFHQGETISMKGFNLSIRLKKDGPIENLVVDFEYRPVRVSGGPVMAILIYGQDVTEKAKAEAQVRHYQEHLEQLVRERTRALEESEAERRKTEEQLRQSQKMEAVGKLTGGVAHDFNNLLQVIAGNLQLLQRDVGGNERALHRVQTATRAVERGAKLASQLLSFARRQPLQPIVVNLSRLVRGMDELLRRTLGEDVELETVTAGGLWNTAIDPNQLENVILNLAINARDAMSNNGKLTIEVSNAVLDDRYCRMHPEVLPGQYVLLAVSDTGSGMTPEVMERAFEPFFTTKPEGRGTGLGLSMVYGFVKQSGGHIKLYSELGHGTTIKLYMPRAVEAESMDAQVITGPIEGGSETILVVEDDPEVRTTVVEMVSELGYRVLKAVDAQSALVILQSGVPIELLFTDVVMPGPVRSPELAKQAKALHPDIEVLFTSGYTENAIVHGGRLDPGVQLLSKPYSRDDLARKLRQLLNGRQQRLAVRGAARVVPTSPASPAPAAPSPKPPTASSPASAPAPSASRRLRVLLVEDDEDVRSSACELMDLLGHEVLAVTSAEEAKGALAASGFDVLFTDVTLPGASGVDLAREVAGRKTGIKIILASGHGHVALPRGEAPLEGVVVLPKPYALPQIQAALEQAVALP comes from the coding sequence ATGGTCGCGCCCTGGGGCGCCATCTCCTGGTTCCGCATGTCCGACATGATCGATTCCCAGAAACTGTTCGACTCCGCCCCCGCTCCGCTCATGGTCCTGGATCGGGAACTGAAATATGTCGCGGCCAACCAGGCCTACCTGCGGGCTACGTCGCTACGGCGTGACGAGATCATCGGGCGCAACCTCTTCGAGGTGCTCCCCCAGGGCTCGGATCCCGCGGATCCCGATGGCGCGGGGAAGCTCCGGGAGTCGCTCGAGCGGGTGCTCGCCAGTCGCATGCCGGACCTGCTCGCGATGGCGGTCCAGCCCATCGCTCGTCCCGGCGAGGGCGGCCCCGTGCTCGAGAAGCGCGTGTGGACCTACTCCCACAAGCCCCTGCTGGATTCCACGGGCAACGTGGCCTTCATCCTCCAGCACGCCGTGGACGTCACGGATCTGCGCACCTCGAATGGCGCGAGTGGAGCCAAGGGGCAGCGGCTGGAAGGGGTCTCCGGGGAGCAGCTCGCTTCCCTCCTCGGTCAGGCGTGGACCGTTCAGGAGAACAACAAGGAGCTGGACTACGAGCGCCGCTATCTCCGCCAGCTGATCGATCTGCTTCCCGGGGTCGTGGGGGTCCTACGCGGTCCTGACTACGTCTTCGACATGATGAACGCCAACTACCTGCCCTACGTTGGCTTCCGGGACGTCATCGGCCTGCCGCTGCTCAAGGCGCGGCCCGAGCTCACGGGCAACGACTCCATCTTCGACATGCTCCGGCGGGTGTTCCACCAGGGCGAGACGATCTCCATGAAGGGTTTCAATCTCTCCATCCGCTTGAAGAAGGATGGGCCGATCGAGAACCTCGTCGTGGACTTCGAGTACCGGCCCGTGCGCGTGTCGGGCGGTCCCGTCATGGCCATCCTCATCTACGGCCAGGACGTCACCGAGAAGGCGAAAGCCGAGGCCCAGGTGCGCCACTACCAGGAACACCTGGAGCAGTTGGTGCGCGAGCGGACCCGCGCGCTCGAGGAGAGCGAGGCCGAGCGGCGCAAGACCGAGGAGCAGCTGCGCCAGTCCCAGAAGATGGAGGCGGTGGGCAAGCTCACCGGCGGCGTGGCGCACGACTTCAACAACCTGCTCCAGGTCATCGCCGGCAACCTCCAACTGCTGCAGCGCGACGTGGGGGGCAACGAGCGCGCCCTGCATCGCGTGCAGACGGCCACCCGCGCCGTGGAGCGCGGTGCCAAGCTCGCCTCCCAGTTGCTCTCCTTCGCGCGCCGCCAGCCGCTCCAGCCCATCGTCGTCAACCTGAGCCGGTTGGTGCGCGGCATGGACGAGCTGCTGCGCCGCACGCTGGGCGAGGACGTGGAGCTGGAGACCGTCACCGCTGGAGGGCTGTGGAACACGGCCATCGATCCCAACCAGCTCGAGAACGTCATCCTCAACCTGGCCATCAACGCCCGGGACGCGATGAGCAACAACGGCAAGCTGACGATCGAGGTCAGCAATGCCGTGCTCGATGATCGCTACTGCCGGATGCACCCCGAGGTGCTTCCCGGCCAGTACGTGTTGCTGGCCGTGTCGGACACGGGCAGCGGCATGACGCCGGAGGTGATGGAGCGGGCCTTCGAGCCGTTCTTCACCACCAAGCCCGAGGGCCGCGGCACTGGCCTGGGCCTGAGCATGGTGTACGGCTTCGTCAAGCAGAGTGGCGGTCACATCAAGCTCTACAGCGAGCTGGGGCATGGCACGACCATCAAGCTCTACATGCCCCGCGCGGTGGAGGCCGAGTCGATGGACGCCCAGGTCATCACCGGCCCCATCGAGGGAGGCTCGGAGACCATCCTGGTGGTGGAGGACGATCCCGAGGTGCGCACCACGGTGGTGGAGATGGTGAGCGAGCTGGGCTACCGCGTGCTCAAGGCCGTGGACGCGCAGAGCGCGCTGGTGATCCTCCAGAGCGGTGTGCCCATCGAGCTGTTGTTCACCGACGTGGTGATGCCCGGTCCGGTGCGCAGCCCCGAGCTGGCCAAGCAGGCCAAGGCGCTCCACCCGGACATCGAGGTGCTCTTCACCTCGGGCTACACGGAGAACGCCATCGTCCATGGCGGACGGTTGGATCCGGGCGTGCAGTTGCTGAGCAAGCCCTACAGCCGGGATGACCTGGCCCGCAAGCTGAGGCAGTTGCTCAACGGCCGCCAGCAGCGGCTGGCGGTCCGCGGCGCCGCCCGCGTGGTGCCCACGTCCCCCGCGTCCCCGGCCCCCGCGGCTCCTTCTCCCAAGCCTCCCACGGCCTCCTCGCCCGCGAGTGCTCCCGCGCCCTCCGCGTCGCGCCGGCTGCGCGTGCTGCTGGTGGAGGACGACGAGGACGTGCGCTCCTCGGCGTGCGAGCTGATGGATCTGCTGGGCCACGAGGTGCTGGCGGTCACCAGCGCCGAGGAAGCCAAGGGCGCATTGGCCGCCAGCGGCTTCGACGTGTTGTTCACGGACGTGACGCTGCCCGGGGCGTCGGGCGTGGACCTGGCGCGCGAGGTGGCGGGCCGCAAGACGGGCATCAAGATCATCCTCGCCTCGGGCCATGGTCACGTGGCGCTGCCCCGGGGAGAGGCGCCGCTGGAGGGCGTGGTGGTGCTGCCCAAGCCCTACGCGCTGCCGCAGATCCAGGCGGCGCTGGAGCAGGCGGTGGCCCTGCCTTGA
- a CDS encoding sigma-70 family RNA polymerase sigma factor has translation MTSGEHVPLTRVLLAWAPEDRRNWLREWPGLETLLAGHLAAGEGAWPTVKLAPEAFLRHLARHLPAPGTPEEALRQLHAADLYLACACAEGEPQALLAFEQHVLRKVPARLGSLPAATLDEVLQMLRQRLLLGMGGAPPRIADYAGRGPLRAWVRIVAARLVGAMSNQSGRQELFSEPPEALEQLLAPDNPEREVLRADSSEALSSALRAALAALPERERALLRMHHLHGLTMDRLATMYGESRSSVARHVAQARERLLRLTRHELAARLKLEGRELESLLGLVRSRLDLNLGGLMD, from the coding sequence ATGACGAGCGGAGAGCACGTTCCCCTCACGCGGGTCCTGCTGGCGTGGGCCCCCGAGGATCGCCGGAACTGGCTCCGGGAGTGGCCCGGACTGGAGACGCTGCTCGCGGGACACCTCGCCGCGGGAGAAGGGGCCTGGCCCACGGTGAAGCTCGCGCCGGAGGCATTCCTGCGCCACCTGGCCCGGCACCTGCCCGCTCCGGGGACTCCCGAGGAAGCGCTGCGACAGCTCCACGCGGCCGATCTCTATCTGGCGTGCGCCTGCGCCGAGGGCGAGCCCCAGGCCCTGCTCGCCTTCGAGCAGCACGTGCTGCGCAAGGTGCCCGCGCGCCTCGGCTCGCTGCCGGCCGCCACCCTGGACGAGGTGCTCCAGATGTTGCGCCAGCGGCTGCTGCTGGGCATGGGGGGAGCGCCTCCGCGCATCGCCGACTACGCGGGCCGGGGCCCCCTGCGCGCCTGGGTGCGCATCGTCGCCGCGCGCCTGGTGGGCGCGATGTCCAACCAGAGTGGACGCCAGGAGCTCTTCTCCGAGCCCCCCGAGGCGCTCGAGCAGTTGCTGGCCCCGGACAACCCGGAGCGCGAGGTGCTGCGCGCCGACTCCTCCGAGGCGCTCTCCTCGGCGCTGCGAGCGGCGCTGGCGGCCCTGCCCGAGCGCGAGCGCGCCCTCTTGCGCATGCACCACCTGCATGGCCTCACCATGGACCGGCTCGCGACGATGTATGGCGAGTCACGCTCCAGCGTCGCGCGCCACGTGGCCCAGGCCCGCGAGCGGCTGCTGCGGCTCACCCGCCACGAGCTGGCGGCCCGGCTGAAGCTCGAGGGACGCGAGCTGGAGAGCCTCCTCGGGCTCGTGCGCAGCCGGTTGGATCTCAACCTCGGTGGGTTGATGGACTGA